From one Bacillus sp. Marseille-P3661 genomic stretch:
- a CDS encoding nucleotide sugar dehydrogenase, translating to MNLFEKIVTKEEKVSLVGLGYVGMPIAVAFAKKVDVIGFDVNKEKIDLYKSGIDPTKEVGNDVIKNTTVDFTSDESRLKEAKFHIVAVPTPVKEDRTPDLTPVESASRTLGRNLTKGSIVVFESTVYPGVTEDICVPILEEESGLKCGIDFKVGYSPERINPGDQEHRLETIIKVVSGMDEETLDIIAKVYELVVDAGVYRAESIKVAEAAKVIENAQRDINIAFMNELSIIFNKMGIDTKAVLEAAGTKWNFLKFFPGLVGGHCIGVDPYYLTYKAEQMGYHSQIILSGRKINDDMGKYVAESTVKKMIKTNKQINGSRVAIFGVTFKENCPDVRNTKVVDVIKELEEYGVEVKVVDPVADKEDLWREYRINPSNVEEIKDMDAVIFAVPHEEFKAISLEDIKGMYRSTHFDFEAMNEVAAASEQGAEFVGKDSVLIDLKGLFNRNDAENMGYAYWRL from the coding sequence ATGAATTTATTTGAAAAGATCGTTACTAAAGAAGAAAAAGTATCACTAGTAGGACTTGGCTATGTAGGAATGCCAATCGCTGTTGCATTTGCTAAAAAAGTGGATGTAATTGGATTTGATGTAAATAAAGAAAAAATTGATCTATATAAAAGCGGTATAGACCCTACAAAAGAGGTAGGTAATGATGTAATCAAGAATACAACGGTTGACTTTACTTCAGATGAATCAAGATTGAAGGAAGCGAAATTCCATATAGTAGCAGTCCCTACACCTGTAAAGGAAGATCGTACACCTGATTTAACACCGGTTGAATCAGCAAGCCGTACGCTAGGTCGAAACTTAACGAAAGGCTCGATCGTTGTTTTTGAATCAACAGTTTATCCAGGTGTGACGGAAGATATATGTGTACCTATTTTGGAAGAAGAATCTGGCTTAAAATGTGGTATTGATTTTAAGGTTGGATATTCTCCTGAAAGAATAAACCCTGGGGATCAAGAACATAGGCTAGAAACGATTATTAAAGTAGTTTCTGGTATGGATGAAGAGACATTAGATATTATTGCGAAGGTGTATGAATTAGTAGTAGATGCCGGAGTGTATAGAGCTGAAAGCATTAAAGTAGCTGAAGCAGCTAAGGTTATTGAAAATGCCCAACGTGACATTAATATTGCTTTTATGAACGAGCTATCGATCATTTTTAATAAAATGGGGATCGACACTAAAGCTGTGTTAGAAGCGGCGGGAACAAAATGGAACTTCCTAAAGTTTTTCCCTGGACTTGTAGGTGGTCACTGTATTGGGGTGGATCCATATTATTTAACATATAAAGCAGAACAAATGGGTTACCACTCACAGATTATTCTGTCAGGAAGAAAGATCAATGATGATATGGGTAAGTATGTGGCTGAAAGTACGGTTAAGAAAATGATCAAGACAAATAAGCAAATCAATGGCTCAAGAGTGGCGATCTTTGGAGTTACCTTTAAAGAAAACTGTCCGGATGTTCGAAATACAAAAGTAGTAGATGTAATTAAGGAATTAGAGGAATACGGCGTAGAAGTGAAAGTCGTGGATCCTGTCGCAGATAAAGAAGATTTATGGCGAGAGTATAGAATAAATCCTAGCAATGTCGAAGAAATTAAAGACATGGATGCAGTTATCTTCGCTGTTCCACATGAGGAATTTAAAGCGATCAGCTTAGAAGATATAAAAGGAATGTATCGATCAACACATTTCGATTTTGAAGCAATGAATGAAGTGGCAGCAGCATCTGAGCAAGGCGCGGAATTTGTTGGTAAAGACAGTGTTTTGATTGACTTAAAAGGGTTGTTTAATCGAAACGATGCAGAAAACATGGGCTATGCATATTGGAGGCTATAA
- a CDS encoding SDR family oxidoreductase has translation MGYENLKFEEGTKFLVTGAAGFIGSNLVEAILKLGYQVRGLDNISTGHKLNVEQFMNHPNYEFFEGDIRDLDTCMSVCEGIDYVSHQAAWGSVPRSIEMPLLYEEINIKGTLNMMEAARQNNVKKFVYASSSSVYGDEPNLPKQEGREGNLLSPYALTKMVNEEYGKLYSKLYDLDTYGLRYFNVFGRRQDPNGVYAAVIPKFIKQLLNDETPTINGDGKQSRDFTYIENVIEANLKACKAPKEAAGQAYNIAYGGREYLIDIYHELCSALGKDIQPIFGPERKGDIKHSNADISKAKELLGYNPEWSFERGIKAAIEWYKENLK, from the coding sequence ATGGGGTATGAGAATTTAAAGTTTGAAGAGGGTACTAAGTTCTTAGTAACCGGTGCAGCAGGATTTATTGGTTCTAATTTAGTTGAGGCTATTCTTAAATTAGGCTATCAAGTGAGAGGATTAGATAACATTTCTACAGGTCATAAACTAAATGTAGAACAATTTATGAATCATCCTAATTATGAATTCTTTGAAGGGGATATTCGTGACCTTGACACATGTATGAGTGTTTGCGAAGGGATCGATTATGTTTCACATCAAGCTGCATGGGGAAGTGTACCGAGAAGTATTGAAATGCCACTGCTATATGAAGAAATTAATATAAAAGGTACATTAAATATGATGGAAGCTGCTAGACAAAATAACGTGAAGAAATTTGTCTATGCATCTAGCTCATCCGTATACGGTGATGAACCTAACTTACCTAAGCAAGAAGGAAGAGAAGGAAATCTACTTTCTCCCTATGCCCTTACGAAGATGGTGAATGAAGAGTATGGGAAACTTTATTCGAAACTTTATGACCTTGATACGTATGGGCTACGTTATTTTAATGTCTTTGGTAGAAGACAGGATCCTAACGGTGTTTACGCAGCGGTCATCCCAAAATTTATTAAACAACTGCTTAATGATGAAACACCAACCATTAATGGTGATGGAAAGCAAAGCCGAGACTTTACCTACATTGAGAATGTAATTGAAGCGAACTTGAAGGCATGTAAAGCACCTAAGGAAGCCGCAGGACAAGCTTATAATATTGCCTATGGTGGTAGAGAATATTTAATCGATATTTATCATGAGTTATGTTCGGCATTAGGAAAAGATATTCAACCGATTTTTGGACCTGAGCGTAAAGGTGATATTAAACACAGCAACGCTGACATTAGTAAAGCGAAAGAGCTGCTTGGCTATAATCCGGAATGGAGCTTTGAACGGGGGATAAAAGCTGCGATTGAATGGTACAAGGAGAACCTTAAGTAG
- the murJ gene encoding murein biosynthesis integral membrane protein MurJ — protein sequence MKNYYNKIINNLEMNKNKDRSINRRIFSAGMTIAIFTILVKLFATIKDLVIAHQMGASDYLDAFLIATLLPTFIISVVAGSFNAAFIPTFIKIRENEGEEVANKLFNNVVIFSTALLLLLSLILVTIGPYSLRYLALGFDYEKYELTKSLFYFLLPSIILSGVTTIFSATLNSSERFAITSIVPVVTPLVIIILLLTNGGLLSIYALVIGTILGMIIELLILAWVLVKKGIKIYIKWNKNVPGMDQVIKQYVPMVVGSFLMSGTFLVDQSMAAMLKSGSVSVLNYGNKVATLILSISSLALGNAVLPYFSNLVSKKKWSEINNTVRFYSILIIATTVPLVLLLIFISEDVVRLLFERGAFTETVTIQVAKVQALYLIQTPFYLLGILFVRLLSALLLNRILMWSTLISLVCNIVFNYIFIKLIGVAGIALSTSIVYIFSSIFLYIMLVHYIKKEKYKLNE from the coding sequence ATGAAGAATTACTACAATAAGATAATTAACAACCTAGAAATGAATAAAAACAAAGATAGGTCAATTAATCGTCGTATTTTTTCAGCTGGAATGACAATAGCCATTTTTACGATATTAGTAAAACTATTTGCTACAATTAAAGATTTGGTAATTGCCCATCAAATGGGTGCAAGTGACTATTTGGATGCTTTTTTAATTGCAACACTCCTCCCTACTTTTATTATTAGTGTAGTAGCGGGCTCATTTAATGCAGCGTTTATCCCAACTTTTATAAAAATTAGAGAAAATGAGGGAGAAGAGGTTGCAAACAAGCTATTTAATAATGTCGTTATTTTTAGCACAGCTCTTTTGTTATTATTATCGTTAATATTAGTAACAATTGGTCCTTATTCATTAAGATATTTAGCATTAGGCTTTGATTATGAAAAATATGAATTGACGAAATCGTTATTTTATTTTTTATTACCTAGTATAATATTAAGCGGTGTTACTACAATATTTTCTGCCACTTTAAATTCTAGTGAAAGATTTGCAATAACATCAATAGTGCCGGTAGTTACACCGCTTGTTATCATTATTTTATTACTAACAAATGGAGGATTACTTAGTATTTACGCCTTAGTAATAGGTACTATCTTAGGGATGATAATTGAATTACTTATATTAGCCTGGGTGTTAGTGAAAAAAGGAATTAAAATTTATATAAAATGGAACAAAAATGTTCCAGGAATGGATCAAGTAATAAAGCAATATGTACCGATGGTTGTAGGATCATTTCTAATGAGTGGTACTTTCTTGGTCGATCAATCAATGGCAGCTATGCTTAAGTCAGGTAGCGTATCTGTGTTGAATTATGGAAATAAAGTAGCTACCTTAATATTAAGTATAAGTTCCTTAGCACTTGGCAATGCTGTATTACCTTACTTTTCTAACTTGGTTTCTAAAAAGAAATGGTCCGAAATTAACAATACAGTAAGGTTTTATTCAATATTAATTATTGCAACAACTGTACCTTTAGTTTTATTATTAATTTTTATTTCGGAGGATGTTGTTAGACTTTTATTTGAAAGAGGTGCCTTTACTGAAACAGTAACGATACAGGTTGCAAAGGTACAAGCACTATATTTAATCCAAACTCCCTTTTATTTATTAGGAATATTGTTTGTGAGATTGTTGTCAGCGTTATTATTAAATCGAATATTAATGTGGTCAACATTAATATCACTAGTATGCAATATTGTTTTCAATTATATATTTATTAAATTAATTGGGGTGGCAGGTATCGCCCTTTCTACCTCTATAGTTTATATATTCTCGTCAATTTTCTTATATATAATGTTGGTACATTATATAAAAAAGGAAAAATATAAGTTAAATGAATAA
- the galE gene encoding UDP-glucose 4-epimerase GalE, which produces MKILVTGGTGYIGSHTCVQLVEAGYDIVIVDNLSNSNRKVLDRIKSITGKDVKFYEVNLLDKVELDSVFAKHQPDAVIHFAGLKAVGESVQMPLHYYHNNMTGTLVLCEVMEKHNVRKMVFSSSATVYGTPESVPITEESPIRATNPYGRSKLMIEEILRDLYVSNNKWSISILRYFNPIGAHESGLIGENPNGIPNNLMPYITQVAIGKLDYLKVFGDNYPTVDGTGVRDYIHVVDLSEGHLKSLEKLLYETGVFTYNLGTGSGYSVLQLVKAFEEVSGKKVPYKIVARRPGDIATCYADVTKAKYELGWTSQRGITEMCLDAWRWQHYNPNGY; this is translated from the coding sequence ATGAAGATCCTTGTCACAGGTGGTACGGGTTATATAGGCAGTCATACATGTGTCCAGTTAGTAGAAGCTGGCTATGATATCGTAATTGTGGATAATCTATCAAATAGCAATAGAAAGGTTTTAGACCGCATAAAGAGCATTACTGGGAAAGATGTAAAGTTCTACGAGGTTAACTTATTAGATAAGGTTGAATTGGATTCCGTGTTTGCAAAACATCAACCAGATGCAGTTATTCATTTTGCTGGTTTAAAAGCTGTAGGTGAATCTGTGCAAATGCCCCTTCATTATTATCATAATAATATGACTGGTACATTGGTACTATGTGAAGTAATGGAAAAGCACAATGTTCGTAAAATGGTTTTTAGCTCATCGGCAACAGTCTATGGTACACCTGAATCTGTGCCAATTACAGAAGAATCACCAATTAGAGCAACCAATCCATATGGTCGTTCAAAGTTAATGATTGAAGAAATTTTACGTGATCTTTATGTTTCCAATAATAAATGGAGTATTTCAATATTACGATATTTTAACCCAATTGGGGCCCATGAAAGTGGCTTAATTGGTGAAAATCCAAATGGTATACCGAATAACTTAATGCCATATATTACACAAGTTGCGATCGGTAAGTTAGACTATCTTAAAGTTTTTGGAGATAATTATCCAACAGTGGATGGAACAGGTGTAAGAGATTATATTCATGTTGTCGACCTGTCTGAAGGTCATTTAAAGTCACTTGAAAAGCTATTGTATGAAACAGGTGTTTTTACGTACAATCTTGGAACGGGTAGCGGCTATAGTGTTTTACAATTAGTAAAAGCATTTGAAGAAGTCTCGGGAAAAAAAGTTCCGTATAAAATCGTTGCACGTCGTCCTGGAGATATCGCGACTTGTTATGCGGATGTTACGAAAGCGAAATACGAACTAGGCTGGACTTCACAGCGAGGGATCACAGAAATGTGCCTGGATGCATGGCGGTGGCAGCATTATAACCCAAATGGGTATTAA
- a CDS encoding class I SAM-dependent methyltransferase has translation MEQEKIWEYYQNEAIESFEGSKGRLSYLLKNIKPNSKVLNIGVGGGIFEIMAIKEGIDIYSLDPDKSAITNLRDRLNIDENKAKVGYSQEIPFPDNTFDYVVMSEVIEHLTDEIISDSLKEVKRVLKEDGNFIGTVPSREDLKAQEVICPCCANKFHRWGHVQSFTPVSLDKLLSKTFTVEKIIEKSFITWESLNYKGKTVAMIKSILSNLGIHGSGENIYFCVKKTS, from the coding sequence ATGGAACAAGAAAAGATATGGGAATATTATCAAAATGAAGCAATAGAAAGTTTTGAAGGTAGCAAAGGGAGACTTTCTTATTTATTAAAAAATATTAAACCTAACTCAAAGGTTTTGAATATTGGCGTTGGCGGGGGAATATTTGAAATAATGGCTATAAAGGAAGGTATAGATATTTATAGTCTTGATCCTGATAAAAGTGCCATAACTAATTTAAGGGACAGGTTAAACATAGATGAGAATAAGGCTAAGGTGGGGTATAGTCAAGAAATTCCTTTCCCTGATAATACTTTTGACTATGTTGTAATGTCCGAAGTGATAGAGCATTTAACTGATGAGATAATAAGTGACTCTTTAAAAGAGGTGAAACGTGTTTTAAAAGAAGATGGTAATTTTATTGGAACGGTTCCGTCTAGGGAGGATTTAAAAGCACAAGAAGTTATATGTCCATGTTGTGCAAACAAATTCCATAGATGGGGTCATGTTCAGTCATTTACCCCTGTCTCATTGGATAAACTTTTGTCAAAAACGTTTACAGTCGAAAAGATTATTGAAAAATCTTTTATAACATGGGAAAGCTTAAATTATAAAGGAAAGACGGTAGCAATGATAAAAAGTATTCTATCTAACCTTGGTATACATGGCTCAGGAGAGAATATATATTTTTGCGTAAAAAAAACATCGTAG
- a CDS encoding transcriptional regulator, which translates to MLDSLITSKTRIKLLLKFFLNPNTQGYLRGLAEEFGESTNAIRVELNRLAKADLLESKTDGRIKFYQANQKHILYAELHSIVKKFLGIDQVIEGVIKKLGNIELALITGDYAIGVDSGVIDLVIVGEVDHEYLQALVERSESLIHRKIKTLVIDEKEFEQIKEEQFQDDRAIILWHVNESEGTQRA; encoded by the coding sequence TTGTTAGATAGTTTAATAACTTCAAAGACAAGAATAAAATTATTGTTAAAGTTTTTTCTGAATCCAAATACCCAAGGTTACCTTCGAGGTCTTGCTGAGGAATTTGGTGAATCGACCAATGCCATTCGGGTTGAGTTAAATCGCTTGGCAAAAGCGGACCTTTTAGAGTCTAAAACCGATGGTAGAATAAAATTTTATCAAGCCAATCAAAAACATATTTTATATGCAGAACTTCATAGTATCGTTAAAAAGTTTCTTGGTATAGATCAAGTAATTGAGGGCGTAATAAAAAAACTGGGTAATATAGAGCTTGCCCTAATTACGGGAGATTATGCGATCGGTGTTGATTCAGGTGTGATTGATTTAGTCATTGTAGGTGAAGTAGATCATGAGTATTTACAAGCGTTAGTTGAAAGATCTGAATCACTGATTCACCGGAAAATAAAGACTTTAGTTATTGATGAAAAGGAATTTGAGCAAATTAAAGAAGAACAGTTTCAAGATGATCGCGCCATAATACTATGGCATGTAAATGAAAGTGAAGGAACGCAAAGAGCCTAA
- a CDS encoding O-antigen ligase family protein produces MYYQKRYKSYDKSYSIKLDRDTKEDSFESSKVDKLLFIMFGIILLVVPIIMFSSVRLFISPEIDLAASLQTGEKYNLFDFYKYVSLVIFTIGTVLIFLYKLLFLNNQLKPTMFNIIFGVLAVFILLSLLFSPYKTIALHGMYTRYEGAITYLCYIILAFIAANIVFNKDKMKWLFYMLIPFILINTTLILLDFFGVNILDFKWVQDFLFSSIEGANMNSDSKILSTLSNPNYVSGVGAIITVLFFYLGLFESRFLASFIYYIFALLGFVLVITSFSTSGFLTLIATFPITLILALLLFKNSIKKPVKVLFFFVGMIIIYCGMYFYNPAIWNETLGFFIPAESENTIHTDSNTEQGKSIVSNDEIQSESGYALEELPEPAWGAGTGRVYIWEKTVELVKDKPLLGYGLDTLPFIFPQEDPEKIANLSTHSVIVDKPHNIFIGLLYGSGLLTLLAFLAFIIVLFVHLIKFFIKHRKTMDTKQISIVYSIAVALVAYLIQGLFNDSVIGISVIIWILLGVLISVTTNMEEQTENNS; encoded by the coding sequence ATGTATTATCAGAAACGATACAAGTCATACGACAAATCATATAGCATAAAGTTAGATCGAGATACGAAAGAAGATTCTTTCGAATCTAGTAAAGTTGATAAATTACTTTTTATAATGTTTGGCATTATATTATTAGTAGTACCGATCATCATGTTTTCAAGTGTTCGATTATTTATAAGTCCTGAAATTGATTTAGCAGCATCACTTCAAACTGGAGAAAAATATAATCTTTTCGACTTCTATAAGTATGTTTCATTAGTTATCTTCACGATAGGAACCGTATTAATCTTTCTATATAAATTATTATTTCTTAATAATCAATTGAAACCCACAATGTTTAACATCATATTCGGGGTATTAGCTGTTTTTATTTTACTATCATTGTTATTCTCCCCATATAAAACGATTGCTCTTCATGGAATGTATACAAGATATGAAGGGGCAATAACCTATCTTTGTTATATTATTTTAGCATTTATTGCTGCAAATATAGTCTTTAATAAAGACAAAATGAAGTGGCTCTTTTATATGCTAATTCCATTTATATTGATCAATACAACCTTAATTCTACTTGATTTCTTCGGCGTTAATATCTTAGATTTTAAATGGGTTCAGGATTTTCTGTTTTCATCTATTGAAGGTGCAAACATGAACAGTGATTCAAAAATATTATCGACCTTATCAAACCCGAACTATGTCAGTGGTGTTGGAGCAATCATAACTGTTTTATTCTTTTACCTAGGCTTATTTGAAAGCCGATTCTTGGCTAGCTTTATATATTATATTTTTGCTCTGTTAGGGTTTGTGTTAGTCATTACAAGCTTTTCTACAAGCGGCTTTTTAACATTAATAGCAACATTTCCAATTACATTAATTCTTGCATTACTCCTATTTAAAAATAGTATAAAGAAACCAGTGAAAGTACTATTTTTCTTTGTCGGAATGATTATTATTTATTGTGGGATGTACTTTTATAATCCTGCAATTTGGAATGAAACGCTTGGTTTTTTTATCCCTGCAGAAAGTGAAAATACGATCCACACGGATAGCAATACTGAACAAGGAAAATCTATCGTTTCAAATGATGAAATTCAATCGGAAAGTGGTTATGCATTGGAAGAATTACCTGAACCAGCTTGGGGAGCAGGTACAGGTCGTGTATACATCTGGGAAAAAACCGTTGAATTAGTAAAAGATAAACCTTTATTAGGATATGGATTAGATACACTACCTTTTATCTTTCCGCAGGAAGATCCAGAAAAGATAGCAAATCTTAGTACACATTCAGTAATAGTGGATAAACCCCATAATATTTTTATAGGTCTATTATATGGTTCAGGGTTGTTGACATTACTAGCATTTTTAGCTTTTATAATAGTGCTTTTTGTACATCTAATAAAGTTTTTCATAAAACATAGAAAAACAATGGATACTAAACAAATAAGTATTGTGTATAGTATAGCGGTAGCGCTTGTTGCTTACCTAATTCAAGGGTTATTTAATGATTCTGTCATTGGTATTTCTGTGATTATTTGGATACTTTTGGGTGTGTTGATATCTGTAACAACAAATATGGAAGAACAAACCGAAAACAATAGTTAA
- a CDS encoding sugar transferase, with translation MRTNSRTKFSTVIIGLMDLMIINLGFYFAFNIRIYFSGIESSIYSYTQLLPWISGLSFVTFYMFDLYTNWQRKSYHNLVYSIMLSLLFVLIFSMALTYFYPSFIFARSVVFISFLLQLAGIVMARSLIWSVSKKLYGSKDILIIAEDLNSGLKLANKFLKHTNGWFNVKGFLPIADRKNMKDKLAEIDAILISPNLKESDKGEIISYCSYYGIEVILVPELFELFLLDAEPQQIDDMLVLSIRPPMLSAGQRFVKRTFDLIVSLLILIVTSPIMLLLTILIPLTSKGPAIFKQERVGRNGTSYNVYKFRSMINDAEKQTGPVLATDKDPRITPIGHFIRATRLDELPQIINVLKGEMSLVGPRPERDYFIRKFEEDMPNYKYRMTVKPGITGLAQVMAKYSTTVEDKLRFDLMYIRNYSFALDIKILLQTIRVVLQLEQAKGVEEDDTSRDELIQLFGFNEIASTKK, from the coding sequence ATGCGTACTAATTCAAGAACGAAATTTTCAACGGTCATAATTGGTTTAATGGATTTAATGATCATAAATTTAGGTTTTTATTTTGCCTTTAATATTAGAATATATTTCTCTGGTATTGAAAGCTCCATTTATTCATATACACAGTTGTTACCATGGATTAGTGGTCTTTCATTTGTTACGTTTTATATGTTTGATTTATATACCAATTGGCAGCGCAAAAGCTATCATAATTTAGTTTATTCCATTATGTTATCATTATTATTTGTTTTGATCTTCTCTATGGCTTTAACATATTTTTATCCTAGCTTTATTTTTGCACGCAGTGTTGTATTTATTTCATTTCTTCTACAGCTTGCAGGTATTGTGATGGCTAGATCACTTATTTGGAGTGTTTCCAAGAAATTGTACGGCAGTAAAGATATTTTGATCATTGCCGAAGATTTAAATAGTGGACTTAAGCTAGCGAACAAATTTTTAAAACATACGAATGGTTGGTTTAATGTAAAAGGGTTTTTACCCATTGCTGATCGTAAAAATATGAAAGATAAATTAGCTGAAATTGATGCTATTCTGATTAGCCCTAATTTAAAAGAAAGTGACAAAGGTGAAATCATTAGTTACTGCTCATATTATGGTATTGAAGTTATTCTTGTCCCTGAATTGTTCGAGCTGTTTTTATTAGACGCAGAGCCGCAGCAAATTGATGATATGCTTGTATTATCGATTAGACCGCCGATGTTATCGGCGGGTCAGCGCTTCGTAAAAAGAACGTTCGATTTAATAGTGTCTCTGTTAATATTAATAGTGACAAGCCCAATCATGCTACTGTTAACGATACTAATACCATTAACTTCAAAAGGACCTGCTATCTTCAAACAAGAGCGTGTTGGAAGAAATGGTACTAGTTATAATGTTTACAAGTTTCGTAGTATGATAAATGATGCTGAGAAACAGACTGGCCCAGTGTTGGCAACGGATAAGGACCCTAGAATCACCCCGATTGGTCATTTTATTCGGGCAACTAGATTAGACGAGTTACCACAAATCATCAATGTTCTTAAAGGTGAGATGAGTCTTGTAGGTCCACGACCTGAACGTGATTACTTTATTAGAAAATTTGAAGAAGATATGCCTAATTATAAATATCGTATGACAGTTAAACCTGGAATTACTGGACTGGCCCAAGTAATGGCTAAGTATAGTACAACAGTTGAAGATAAACTGAGATTTGATTTAATGTATATTCGCAACTACTCTTTTGCTTTAGACATAAAAATATTACTGCAAACCATTCGTGTTGTTCTACAACTTGAGCAGGCAAAAGGAGTAGAGGAAGACGATACTAGTAGAGATGAATTAATACAGCTATTTGGATTTAATGAGATTGCTAGTACAAAAAAATAA
- a CDS encoding glycosyltransferase family 4 protein, producing MKKILFAATVYTHLANFHKPFMKLLQQQGYKIHAIANPDHGRKEEIEELGVICLDIPFPRSPFNIVQILKSISMMKQYFSQHYFDLIHVHTPIAAFLVRLMGKRYKQPIILYTAHGFHFYKGGKLITNLIYYTMEKIAVRWTNGLIVINEEDLTAAKKMGLKEGQTVFLTHGVGVDTEIFTSKTAMQLRQELSIPDTDVIITCVAELNKNKNHLFLLNNWRAILAKQPHTHFILVGNGSDEEFLKNFVHENRLNNIHFLGFRSDVSNILQSSDIVTLLSLREGLPKSMMEAMATGKPAVVTNVRGSRDLIEHGMNGFVVEIGDNEQLVKCLLQLIEHPELREKMGQHAREKVKRYSLDDVIQEVDSIYRKFLD from the coding sequence ATGAAAAAAATCTTATTTGCTGCAACAGTCTATACGCACTTAGCTAATTTTCATAAACCATTTATGAAACTACTTCAACAACAGGGATATAAAATACATGCTATAGCGAATCCGGATCACGGAAGAAAAGAAGAGATCGAAGAATTAGGAGTTATTTGCTTGGATATTCCTTTTCCTAGGTCTCCTTTTAATATTGTTCAAATATTAAAGTCCATTAGTATGATGAAACAGTATTTCAGCCAGCATTACTTTGACCTAATTCATGTACATACTCCCATTGCAGCATTTTTAGTTAGGCTTATGGGGAAACGATATAAGCAGCCAATCATTCTCTATACAGCACACGGGTTCCATTTTTATAAAGGAGGAAAGCTTATTACCAACCTGATCTATTACACCATGGAAAAAATCGCAGTTAGATGGACAAATGGCTTAATCGTGATCAACGAGGAAGATTTAACCGCAGCTAAAAAAATGGGGTTAAAAGAAGGTCAGACCGTTTTTCTAACACATGGTGTTGGGGTAGATACAGAAATATTTACCAGTAAAACTGCAATGCAGCTAAGGCAAGAATTATCTATACCTGATACAGATGTCATTATCACATGTGTAGCGGAGCTAAATAAAAATAAGAATCATTTGTTCTTATTAAACAACTGGAGAGCTATATTAGCTAAGCAGCCTCATACACATTTTATACTAGTTGGTAATGGTAGTGATGAAGAATTCCTAAAAAACTTTGTTCATGAAAATAGACTAAATAATATACACTTTCTAGGTTTTAGAAGCGATGTTTCGAATATTCTACAATCCAGTGACATTGTCACATTATTATCACTGCGTGAAGGTCTGCCTAAAAGTATGATGGAAGCAATGGCCACAGGTAAACCAGCTGTTGTAACAAATGTCCGTGGTTCACGTGATTTAATTGAACATGGTATGAACGGTTTCGTCGTAGAAATAGGGGATAATGAACAGTTAGTAAAATGCCTCCTACAACTCATTGAACATCCAGAGTTAAGGGAAAAGATGGGACAACATGCTCGAGAAAAAGTAAAACGTTATAGTTTAGACGATGTGATCCAAGAAGTGGATTCCATTTATAGAAAGTTTTTGGATTGA